Genomic window (Fusobacterium perfoetens):
AAGATTTTCAGATTTGGTATGTGAAAAATGTAACCTTGATATTGTTCCTTCAGGAGAAATTTCAAGAAAAACATATAAAGAAGGAAAAGACAGAGTAATTTTTATTGGTGGAATGGTTAAAATGAAAGTTGTAAGCAATGGAGAACTTAAACCAATATTTTCTGTTTATGCTTCAAAAAATGTAACATATCATGATACAAATCCTGAGAAAGCTGCTGAAATGGAAAAAGAAGGAAGAACAGATTTATTTTCTCCTCCTTGTGAAAAATGTGCAGATAAGTATAAAAAAGAAAAAATAGTAACAGAAAAATTTACTGTTGAGTCAGGAGAAGAACTTGTATTTAAAGGTTTAGGATGGGTTTCTGTAAAAAGAGGACCTCTTGAACTTGAAATAACTTATCCTGAAAAAGGAGAAATAATAATAAGAGAAGCTTTTATAAAACCTAAAAGATAGGTGAAAACCAAATGGAAAACAGAGAAAAAAATAAGGGAATAGCAATTATAACAGAACTTGTAATAATTATGGTGATTATTGCCCTTCTTGTTTTTTATGCAGTAATTCCAAATATAAGTGATTTAAAGTATCTTAAAAAAGCTGAGACAGTTCAGAAAGATTTAAAAGAACTGAGAATGGCCTTAGAGGAATATTATCAGCTAACAGGAAAATATCCTGAACTTAGCAGACCAGGAGCATGTGATAATTTAAGAATACTTGATTATGTTGATGAAAAAGGAAGAAAAATTTCTTTTGCAGATATATATAAAAAAAATAAAATAGCTCCTACACAGTCAGCAGAGGGAGTTTATTACAATAACAGAGTTTTTGACAATAATGATTTTAAAAAAATAAATGGACTTGCAGGCTGGAATTATGATTATACAGGACAAACAGGAGAGATTCATGCAAATCTTAAACCTAATACATATTTTCAGGGAGTTGACTGGAGTGAACAGTAAACAAGTTTTTTGCAGAAGGTTGAAATAATAAAGTTTGTCAAAATGTATAATGTATGATAAAATACTTTTTGGTGTTTAAAAAGACAATCTAATTTAATTCGGAGGAAACTAATGAAATATGACATAATTTTTCTTGGGGGAGGTCAGGCTGGAATATTTGGTGCTTATGAAGCAGCAGAAAAAAACAGTCAGCTTAAAATTCTTGTAATTGATAAGGGAAAAATGCTGAAAAATAGAGTATGCCCTAAAGAAACACTTGGAAAATGTGTAAATTGTCCTACATGTGCTATTATTTATGGAGTGAGTGGAGCAGGAGCATTTTCAGATTCAAAATTTAATATGGATTATAAAGTTGGTGGAGATGTTCATACTGTAACAGGAAAAGAGATTGTAAATCAGACAATAAAAGATGTTGTTGATGTATACAGAAAATTTGGATTTAATGAAGAACCAAGTGGATTGAAATACAATTCAACAATGGAAGAAATAAAAAGAAGATGTATTGAACATGGAATACAGCTTGTAGATACTCCTACAATGCACCTTGGAACAGATGGATCAAGAAAACTTTATACAATGCTTGTAGATCATCTATTAGCTAAAGGTGTAGAATTTGCAGTTGAGAGAGAAGCTGAAGAACTTATTATAGAAGATGGAAAAATAAAAGGAGTAAAAGTTTCTTATAAAGGTCAGATGGAAGAATATTATTCAGATAATGTTGTTCTTGGAATGGGAAGAAGCGGAGCTCATAAGGTTATGGATTTATGCCATAAATATGGAGTAAATTATCAGGACGGAGCTATTGATATTGGTGTAAGAGTAGAAATTCCTGATATCATAATGAAGGATATCAATAAAAACTTCTATGAAGCAAAAATGATTTATTATACAAAAACATATAAAGACAAGATGAGAACTTTCTGCAGCAATCCAAGTGGATTCATAGCAGCAGAAAAACATGCAGATGATGTTATCCTTGCAAATGGTCATGCATATAAAGATAAAAAATCTACAAATACAAATCTTGCTCTTCTATGTACAAAAACATTTACAAAACCTTTTGATAAGCCTTTTGAATATGCAACAGCCATTGCAAATCTTTCATCAATGCTTACAGGAGGAAAACTTCTTCTTCAATCTTATGGAGATTTAAAAGAAGGAAAGCGTTCAACAGATGAAAAACTAGAAAGATTAAATATAGTCCCAACAACAACAGATTATGTTGCAGGAGATATTTCTCTTGCTTGTCCTAAGAGAATTCTTGATAATATAATGGAATTTATTGAGGCACATGATAAGATTACTCCTGGATTTGCTTCAGCAGATCTTCTTCTTTACTTTCCTGAAATAAAATTCAGAAGTACAAGAATGGAAATAGATAAAAATATGATGACAAATATAGAAGGACTTTATGCTGCAGGAGACAGTTCAGGTTATGGAAGCGGACTTAATATTGCTGCTGTAATGGGAATACTTGCAGTGAGACATATTCTTACTAAATATTAAAAAACTAAGGGTGCATTTATCTTAAATGCACTCTGTTTTTTTAGAAATAATAAATAAAAAAAAGGTAGAAATAAAAATAAAAAAGGTATATAATCATTTTGTAAATCGTGCAGAAGTGGCGAAATGGTAGACGCGCTGTCTTCAGGCGGCAGTAGGAATTATCCTGTGAGAGTTCAAGTCTCTTCTTCTGCACCATGATAAAAAAATAACTATTTAGGAAATTCAGATGTCAAAAGAGTATATCTGAATTTTTTTATATTAATAAAATACAAAAAAAGTATTTAAAAATTCTTGACAATTTTTATAATAAATTATATAATCAAAATATAAGAAAACCAAAATAAAAATGAATTCAAAATATATAAATTTGAATAAAATAAGGAGGAAATAATATGTCATTAATTGGAAAAAAAGTAAATGAATTTAAAACTATGTCTTACCATAACGGTGAGTTTAAACAAATAACAAGTGAAGATTTAAAAGGAAAATGGAATGTATTTGTATTCTATCCAGCAGATTTTACATTTGTATGCCCTACAGAACTTGAAGATTTAGCAGAGCATTATGATAAATTTAAAGCAGAGGGATGTGAAGTGTATTCTGTTTCTACAGATACTCATTTTGTACACAAAGCATGGCATGATACTTCAGAAAGAATAAATAAAATTAAGTTCCCTATGCTTGCAGATCCTACAGGAAAACTTTCAAGAGATTTTGAAGTTATGATTGAAGAAGAAGGATTAGCTTTAAGAGGAAGTTTTGTAATTAATCCAGAAGGTGTTATTGTTGCTTATGAAGTACATGATACTGGAATAGGAAGAGAAGCATCAGAACTTCTTAGAAAATTACAGGCTGCAAAATTTGTTGCAGAACACGGAGAAGTTTGTCCTGCTAAATGGAGACCAGGAAGCGAGACAATAAAACCTTCTATTGATTTAGTAGGTAAATTATAATTCTCTGTATATAAGGAGAGATTGCTATGAATAAGAAAATATATGATTTAATAGTTATAGGTGGAGGACCTGCAGGACTTACTGCAGGTATCTACGCTGGAAGAGCTATGCTTGATGTTCTTGTTATAGAAAAGGACAGAGCAGGAGGACAGATAAATCTTACAAGTGAAGTTGTAAACTATCCAGGAATAATAGAAACAAGTGGAGAAAAATTTGGAGAAGAATTAAAAAAACAAGCTTTAGGCTTTGGTGTTAATTTTCTTAATGATGAAGTTATTGATATGGATTTAACCAAAGAAATAAAAACTATAAAAACAAAGTCAAAAGAATATAGAGCTTTTTCAGTAGCAATAGCAACAGGAGCTTCTCCAAGAAAATTAGGATTTCCAGGAGAAGAAGAATTTACAGGAAGAGGTGTAGCTTATTGTGCAACTTGTGATGGAGAATTTTTTACAGGACTTGATGTTTTTGTAATAGGAGCAGGTTTTGCTGCAGCAGAAGAAGCAATATTTTTAACAAAATATGCAAAAAAAGTAATTGTAATAGCAAGAGAGCCTGAATTTACATGTGCAAAATCTATTGCAGAAAAAGTTCTAAAAAACCCTAAGATTGAAGTGAAATTTAATACTGAAATTTTAGAAGCATCAGGAGATGTACAGCTTAGAAAAGCACTATTTAAAAATAATATTACTGGTGAAATTTCTGAATACAAAGCAGAAGAGGGACAATCTTTTGGAATATTTGTTTTTATAGGATATGAACCTCAAAGTAAATTATTTAAAAATCATGTAGAACTTGATAGTTATGGATATATTCCTACAGATGAAAACCTTATGACCAATGTCCCAGGAGTATATGCAGTGGGGGACATAAGACCTAAGAAATTAAAGCAGGTTGTAACTGCTGTTGCTGATGGTGCAGATGCTGCAATGAATATTGAAAAATATGTAATTGATTTAAGAGAAAAACTTAATATTAAAAAGGAAGAAAAAGAAATGTCTGAAAAAACTTCAAAAGCTCCTGAGAAGTCAGCTGAGTTTTTAAACAGCACTTTAAAGGAACAGCTGGCAGAGATAGCTTCAAAATTTGAAAATAATATTGAACTTGTTCTTTTAAAAGATTCTTCATTTGAAAAATCTTTTGAAATGGAAATTGCTATAAAAGATATAGCATCAGTATCTGAAAAAATAAAATTTTCATTATATGAAAAAGGAGAAAATCCTGAACTTGAAAAGGCTGTTAATGTAGAAAGATTCCCTACAATAGCAATTCTTGATAAAAATGGAGACTTTTCAGGAATAAAATATTCAACAGTTCCTGGAGGACATGAACTGAACTCTTTTATTCTTGCAATGTACAATGTTGCAGGGCCTGGTCAGAAACTTTCTTCAGAGACTCTTGAAAAAATTTCAGCAATAAAAAGACCTATAAATGTAAAAATTGGTGTTTCTTTAAGCTGTAGTAATTGTCCTGAGACTGTTCAGTCAGTGCAGAGAATAGCAGCAGAAAATAAAAATATACAAGTTGAAATAATAGATGTTTTAACATTCAGAGATTTTAAAGAAAAACATGAAATCATGAGTGTTCCAGCAATGGTTGTAAACGATAGAGGAATATTTTTCGGTCGTAAGAATATAGATGAAGCATTGCATTTCCTATAAATAAAAAATAATTATAAAGGGACTGTTATAAATTTTAAAAATCAACAGTCCCTTTTTATAATGCTTATCTAATTTTAAATCTTACAGATCCCCCAACACCTATAGATGAAGTTTTAACATCATCTGTAGAGACAGAATATTTAGCATTTAATTTAATATTTTCAGCAGGAGAAAAAGCTATTCCTAAGGCAACTCCCTGACTGTTTTCAAAATGTCCCACTCCAGCTCCTATACCTATTTCACCAGGTCTGACATCTTGAAAATCAATAGCTGTCATAGCAGCCATTAATGACATTCCTCTGTTTACTTTATTATCAAGGTTAGAAACTCTTTCATCAAGGTCTTCTAGTTTTGCTCTGTTATTCATTATTTCAGCTTCTTGAGCAGAAATTCTTTCTTCATGATCTGTAAGTGTTTGTGTGTGTACAGATGTTTGACTTTGAAGACTAGCTATATTTTTTATATTTTTTTCATTTTCTGTAATTTTCTTGCTGTTACTTGCAATAGCATCAGAATTATCAGAGATTTTTTTATTATTAGAAATATTTTTTTCACGAATTTCATTAATAGCAGTAGAATTTTTAGTAATTTTATTACTATTTTCTTCAATGCTTTTAGTATTATTAGAAATACTTACAGTATTTGAAGATATTTTATTATTGATAACACTTTCAGATTTTTGCCTGTCATCAATTTCTTTTTTTATATTTTCAGAATTTGTAGAAATAAATTTAGAGTTTTTTTCAATATTATTTTCATTTTCTTTTATGGCTTTAATGTCGTTAGAAATAAGATTAATTTTTTTTGTATTTTCTTGAATAGTGTTATTATTCTTTTGGATATTTTGAGAATTTGTAGAAATATTTGAAGTATTTGAAATAATATTTTTTTGATTGCTTTCAATTTTTATATTAATATTTTCTAATTTAGAATTAATATTATTTATATTTTCAGTAGCAGTTTTTACATTTTTTTCATGTTCTGTTACTTTATTTTCAAGCTCTTGAGCTTTTGAATTTATATCAGTAAGAAATTCAGTATGTTTATCAATAAGATCAGAATGACTGTTTACAACATTTTGAGTATTTGTAAGATCATTGGATAATAGTTTAGATGATGGAAAA
Coding sequences:
- a CDS encoding type II secretion system protein; translation: MENREKNKGIAIITELVIIMVIIALLVFYAVIPNISDLKYLKKAETVQKDLKELRMALEEYYQLTGKYPELSRPGACDNLRILDYVDEKGRKISFADIYKKNKIAPTQSAEGVYYNNRVFDNNDFKKINGLAGWNYDYTGQTGEIHANLKPNTYFQGVDWSEQ
- a CDS encoding NAD(P)/FAD-dependent oxidoreductase — translated: MKYDIIFLGGGQAGIFGAYEAAEKNSQLKILVIDKGKMLKNRVCPKETLGKCVNCPTCAIIYGVSGAGAFSDSKFNMDYKVGGDVHTVTGKEIVNQTIKDVVDVYRKFGFNEEPSGLKYNSTMEEIKRRCIEHGIQLVDTPTMHLGTDGSRKLYTMLVDHLLAKGVEFAVEREAEELIIEDGKIKGVKVSYKGQMEEYYSDNVVLGMGRSGAHKVMDLCHKYGVNYQDGAIDIGVRVEIPDIIMKDINKNFYEAKMIYYTKTYKDKMRTFCSNPSGFIAAEKHADDVILANGHAYKDKKSTNTNLALLCTKTFTKPFDKPFEYATAIANLSSMLTGGKLLLQSYGDLKEGKRSTDEKLERLNIVPTTTDYVAGDISLACPKRILDNIMEFIEAHDKITPGFASADLLLYFPEIKFRSTRMEIDKNMMTNIEGLYAAGDSSGYGSGLNIAAVMGILAVRHILTKY
- the ahpC gene encoding alkyl hydroperoxide reductase subunit C, with amino-acid sequence MSLIGKKVNEFKTMSYHNGEFKQITSEDLKGKWNVFVFYPADFTFVCPTELEDLAEHYDKFKAEGCEVYSVSTDTHFVHKAWHDTSERINKIKFPMLADPTGKLSRDFEVMIEEEGLALRGSFVINPEGVIVAYEVHDTGIGREASELLRKLQAAKFVAEHGEVCPAKWRPGSETIKPSIDLVGKL
- a CDS encoding FAD-dependent oxidoreductase, with protein sequence MNKKIYDLIVIGGGPAGLTAGIYAGRAMLDVLVIEKDRAGGQINLTSEVVNYPGIIETSGEKFGEELKKQALGFGVNFLNDEVIDMDLTKEIKTIKTKSKEYRAFSVAIATGASPRKLGFPGEEEFTGRGVAYCATCDGEFFTGLDVFVIGAGFAAAEEAIFLTKYAKKVIVIAREPEFTCAKSIAEKVLKNPKIEVKFNTEILEASGDVQLRKALFKNNITGEISEYKAEEGQSFGIFVFIGYEPQSKLFKNHVELDSYGYIPTDENLMTNVPGVYAVGDIRPKKLKQVVTAVADGADAAMNIEKYVIDLREKLNIKKEEKEMSEKTSKAPEKSAEFLNSTLKEQLAEIASKFENNIELVLLKDSSFEKSFEMEIAIKDIASVSEKIKFSLYEKGENPELEKAVNVERFPTIAILDKNGDFSGIKYSTVPGGHELNSFILAMYNVAGPGQKLSSETLEKISAIKRPINVKIGVSLSCSNCPETVQSVQRIAAENKNIQVEIIDVLTFRDFKEKHEIMSVPAMVVNDRGIFFGRKNIDEALHFL
- a CDS encoding YadA-like family protein — its product is MKKKFSLLLLSFIFITETTLSIGTELENLGPSSKVTQHKPSKWIFFPSSKLLSNDLTNTQNVVNSHSDLIDKHTEFLTDINSKAQELENKVTEHEKNVKTATENINNINSKLENINIKIESNQKNIISNTSNISTNSQNIQKNNNTIQENTKKINLISNDIKAIKENENNIEKNSKFISTNSENIKKEIDDRQKSESVINNKISSNTVSISNNTKSIEENSNKITKNSTAINEIREKNISNNKKISDNSDAIASNSKKITENEKNIKNIASLQSQTSVHTQTLTDHEERISAQEAEIMNNRAKLEDLDERVSNLDNKVNRGMSLMAAMTAIDFQDVRPGEIGIGAGVGHFENSQGVALGIAFSPAENIKLNAKYSVSTDDVKTSSIGVGGSVRFKIR